The nucleotide window TCGCCTCCTCGAAGGTCATCCCCTCCACCTCCGCCCAGGTCGTCTCCCCTCGCGCGAATGCCTTCAGCCTGCGCGCCGTGCCGATCTCCATCGTCAGTCCCTCGCCGCCGTCGTGCTTGATGATGCGTCCCATGGCGGCCCTCACGCGCTGCGCAGGTTGGAGATGGCCGTCTTCGCCATCTCGTTGAACTTCGAAGACATGTTGCTCATCAGGTCGAACATGGCCTTGCGCTTCTCCATCAGCGTCTGAAGCCGCAGCTCCAGCTCCTGCATGCTCGTGTCCAGCTTCGCGCCGCGCGCCTTGTCCGAGCCGCTGGTGCCCAACGTGGCGCGCTCCTCGCGGGCGCTGGCCATCTCGTTCATCACGTCCAGCAGCTCGTCGTCGGTGTCCTCGGTGATGCCCATCAGCAGGGCCTGCACCTTCTGCTCGATGCTCAGGTTCGGGTTGTCCACGATGTCCCGAGCACGCGAGCCGCCCGTGCTCCGGCCGCTGCCGCTCGACGGCTTCGGCACCGAGTCCAGCTCCGCGTCCAGGTCCTGCCAGCTGGTGACGCCGTCCCGGCCGCCGCCCGCCGCCATCTCCAGGCGGTGCCAGTACTCCGGGTGGTCCGTGAAGAACTGCGCGGCGCGCTTGAGCGTGGAGGACGCCGCCGGGCTGTCCAGCACCGCCTGCAGGTCCGCCATCGTCAGCTTGCCGTCCTTCGTCCCCTTCGCCGTGTCGAAGGTGTCCCAGTTCTCATCCAGCACCTGGAGCGCGTCGGCGTACTCCTGGAGGTCCGGATCCACCGCCCCCGAGCCACCGCTGCTCCCCGGCCGCCCCGTGCCCCCCGTGCTTCCCCCGCCCTGGCCCGGCCGGCCCGACACACCACCGTCCGTGCTTCCCGTGCCGCTGCCCGGCCGCCCCGTGCCGCCAGTGCCCGGCCGCCCTGCCCCGCTTCCCGGTCCCGGCCGGGAGCCACCGCCGGTGCTGGGCGGCGCGCAGTCCGTCGGCGGAGGCGCGCAGTCCGAAGGCGAAGGAGACGGGCGTCCCGGACGCTCCGGACGTCCGTACTTCGCGAACTCGCCGGCCAGCCGCTTGGACTCCTGCTGGAGACCCACCAGCTCGATGCGGTCATCGTTCAGGCCCGGCAGCTTCAGCATCAGGAGGCTCTTCTTCGCCGTGTCCACCTGTTCGAAGAAGCCGCGGTTGTCGACGAGGAACTTCGCCGCGTCCCGGAGCGACGGCGACACGTTCTTGTCATGGGAGATGCGCTGGAGGTCCGCGTGCGACAGCGAGCCGTCCTTCTTGCCGTCCAGCAGGTCCAGGTAGCCGAAGTTCGCCTCCAGCGTGCGCAGCGAGTCCGCGTAGTCCAGCAGCTTGGGGTCCAGCGGGCTGCGGCTTCCGGAGGTGCCTCCCGCCTGCGAAGCGCCCGACGAAGCGGAGCTCGCGTAGCCCGCGCCCGCCTTCGCCGCGTTCTGGGGCGCGCAGTACTCCGTCTTCGCGGATGGGTTCTTCTTCAGCTCATCCGCCACGCCCAGCGCGCCGCTGGCCGCCATCATCACGTTGCCGGTCATCACCCCCGCGGCCGTCTTGATGGAGTTCGTGAGGACGGGCGGAAGCCCCAGGGCGTCCCCCGCCAGGTCGGTCACGGCGGCCATGGGACCGCCCAGCAGGTTCGCCACGCCTTTCAGGATGTCGAGCATCGATACTCCCGCGCGACGGGTTGAAGTGGGTGCTGCCAGGTGCCGCGCGCCGTCTCTTCGGACGCGGACAGGCATTGCAGCGGCGGTGCCGGGCAGTCCGGCTCGCGGGATGAGTCGAAACGCGGGGTTGGCCCGAGGGGGCCGCCAGCCGCGTCCCCACCCACGGACGGGTCGGTCCGCGGCGGAGGATTGCGGCTAGAGTCCCGCGCCCATGCGCACCTTCGGGCTCGACTACGGCACCAAGACCATCGGGGTGGCCGTCTCGGATGGACTGGGGCTCACCGCCCAGACGGTCACCACCGTGCGGCGCACGTCGCTCAAGGGGGACCTGGCGGAGCTGTCCCGGCTCGTGAAGGAACACGAGGTGACGCGCTTCGTCCTGGGCCTGCCCCTCAACATGAACGGCACGGAGGGCCCCCGCGCGGAGGCCTCGCGCAAGTTCGCGCAGGTGCTGGAGAGCGCGCTCGGACTGCCCGTGGAGCTGTGGGACGAGCGGCTGTCCACCGTGGCCGCCCAGCGCACCCTGTTGGAGGCGGACGTGCGCCGGGAGAAGCGGCGGGAGGTCATCGATCAGCTCGCCGCGCAGTTCATCCTGCAGGGCTGGCTGGACGCGCACCGCCCCAAGGACGACGACGGCTACGACGACAACTACAACCCGGAGGGCTGAGCAGCACCTCCGGGAATCGCTGACGAACTACGGCTGGCGCCGGTACACGTGCAGCGGCGCGGAGAAGCCGTCCTGCTCCTGGTACGCCACGCCGTCGAGCGTCAGCGTGCGCCCGTCCAGCTTCACGCCCGGGTCCTTCACCAGCTTGCCGCCGTCGAAGCGCACCAGCACGTCCGGCCGCGCGTCAGCCAGGCGCTGGCGGAAGGTGTCCCAGCGCACGCGCGCCATGCGCATCTCCGGCAGCGTGGAGAAGAAGGCCACCTGCAGGTCCATGTAGCTCGGGTCATCGTCGATGGCCGCCGCGCCGCCCTTCGCCGCCACCTCCTCCTTGAGGAAGCGCGCCACCTGCATCACCGCCACGGGGTTCGTGGACGTGGGGCTCACCGGGCGCAGCGAGTCGTGCAGCCCGCCCTCGGTGCGGAACGTGTAGATGCCCAGCGCCACCGGCATCACCACCGCCAGCACCGCGCTCACGCCCACCACCGCGCGGCGCGCGAAGGGCCCCTTGTTGCCCACCAATGCCGCCAGGCCCGGCGCCATGAACACTGGCAGGAGCACCAGCTGCGTCACCGTGAAGCGCGCCAGGGGCAC belongs to Corallococcus exiguus and includes:
- the ruvX gene encoding Holliday junction resolvase RuvX, with the translated sequence MRTFGLDYGTKTIGVAVSDGLGLTAQTVTTVRRTSLKGDLAELSRLVKEHEVTRFVLGLPLNMNGTEGPRAEASRKFAQVLESALGLPVELWDERLSTVAAQRTLLEADVRREKRREVIDQLAAQFILQGWLDAHRPKDDDGYDDNYNPEG